AGGCATGCAAGCCAATCTTAATTTGTCACAATCAGGGATTATTCAATCAGCAGGAAGTTCTGAAGAAGAAGAAACAGCGCAAACACAATATGAGTTGAGTAAGCTTGAGCGTGTTGTTTCTGACCATGGTGCGAGTTTAAAGAGGTTATCGGTTGCCGTATTGCTGGATGGGTCTTACGAAGAAACGGTGTCTGAGGATGGTGAAGTACAAAGGACGTATATCCCTAGAAGTAGAGGAGAAATGGAAAGAGTTGCCGCACTTGTAAAACAGGCAATGGGAATAGATGAATCAAATTATCGTAATGATAGCTTTGAAATACAGAATATACAATTTCATGAACCGGATTACAAAGATGAAGCGGAGAAGCTGGAAGGAGAACAAAAGAAGGAATTTATCATAAAAGTAGCAAAGAATGGTTCTCTGGGAATTACCGTAATAGCCTTTTTGCTGTTCGTAATGAAAAGCATAGGGAAGATGAAAAATCAGAAGGAAAATGGCCTGGCAGTATCTTCAGCTCAGATAAAAAAACATTATGAAGCCGCAAAGGGGAGAGCTGGAAAGCGGAAGGCAATGACACCGGAAGAGTACAGGGCTGGAAAAGATGCTTATATGGATGCAATTGATGTTGAAGATGATGAGTTTGAGAATGAACACAGACGATTGGAAGCCGAAGCTCTGGCTGAAGAAAAGAGGTTACAGGCTGAGGAAAAGAGAGTGGCAATGATGCGTGAACAGGTTGTGAAAATGGTAAAGAAAAGTCCTTCAGTAACTGCCGGTTCATTAAAACGATGGATTGTCGATGATACATTATTAGGGAAAAAATAAGTATGGCAAAATTATCAGGGATACAAAAAACGGCAATTGTTTTAACAGCGCTTGATCCAGATACGGCAGCGGATCTTATTAAGGAATTCAGCGACGAGCAGATCGCTGCAATTAGTGCAGAGATGGCAAATTTTGAGCGGATTGACAGGGAACTTGTAGATGCAGTCCTTACTGAGTTAACCACTGATCTGAAAGGAAGCACAGGCGCTGTTGAATATGATAACAATTCATTTAAAAGATTGCTTGAAAAGGCTGTTGGATCGGAAAAGACGGAAGAGATTATTTCAAATATTGAGGAGGGGAACATATTTCCAACTCCTTTTGTATCATTGAGAGACTCAAGCGATGAAGAGTTAATGAGAATACTTGCAGGTGAACATCCGCAAACGATTGCATTGGTGTTGACCTATGTTGGGCCTGAACGCGCGGGAAAGGTGTTGTCACAACTGCCCATGGAGTTTCAAGCTGAAATTGTAATGAGGATAGCAACAATGGAGTCTCCTCCGGTAAACTTATTACAACGTGT
Above is a window of Candidatus Brocadiaceae bacterium DNA encoding:
- the fliG gene encoding flagellar motor switch protein FliG; translation: MAKLSGIQKTAIVLTALDPDTAADLIKEFSDEQIAAISAEMANFERIDRELVDAVLTELTTDLKGSTGAVEYDNNSFKRLLEKAVGSEKTEEIISNIEEGNIFPTPFVSLRDSSDEELMRILAGEHPQTIALVLTYVGPERAGKVLSQLPMEFQAEIVMRIATMESPPVNLLQRVSEVISAKTKNESRRKKTPAKKKHKFASEVIGCMEGVSEKDVIDRISHKNPDLADEINKLLFTFADIVYVQDEAFRKILTEVDNSVIALALKTSNEEIENKFFNNMSKRVGDTIKEERDLLGPRLLSEVRDAQQQIVEAIKRLEAKGEAVINKRAGKSEDKFV